In the Adlercreutzia equolifaciens DSM 19450 genome, one interval contains:
- the rpmI gene encoding 50S ribosomal protein L35 translates to MPKMKTHRGMAKRVRKTGTGKLMRAKAFKSHILTKKSPKRKRNFRHETEVAKADTKVVERQLGLR, encoded by the coding sequence ATGCCCAAGATGAAGACCCATCGCGGTATGGCCAAGCGCGTCCGCAAGACCGGTACCGGCAAACTCATGCGCGCCAAGGCGTTCAAGAGCCATATCCTCACCAAGAAGAGCCCCAAGCGCAAGCGCAACTTCCGCCACGAGACCGAGGTCGCCAAGGCGGATACCAAGGTCGTCGAGCGCCAGCTCGGCCTTCGCTAG
- the rplT gene encoding 50S ribosomal protein L20 → MPRVKRSVHARKKRRTVLNRAKGYYGAKSRSYRAAKEQVQHSLQYMYRDRRNKKREIRRLWITRINAAARINGLSYSVFMNGLKKAGVVLDRKVLADMAVNDPNAFAALVEVAKKAVA, encoded by the coding sequence ATGCCTCGTGTAAAGCGTTCCGTCCATGCCCGCAAGAAGCGTCGTACCGTCCTCAATCGTGCGAAGGGCTACTACGGCGCGAAGTCCCGTTCCTACCGCGCCGCGAAGGAGCAGGTGCAGCATTCGCTTCAGTACATGTACCGCGACCGCCGCAACAAGAAGCGCGAGATCCGTCGTCTGTGGATCACCCGCATCAACGCCGCGGCCCGCATCAACGGCCTGTCCTACTCGGTGTTCATGAACGGCCTGAAGAAGGCCGGCGTCGTGCTCGACCGCAAGGTGCTCGCCGACATGGCCGTGAACGATCCGAACGCCTTCGCCGCCCTGGTGGAAGTCGCCAAGAAGGCCGTTGCCTAG
- a CDS encoding NifB/NifX family molybdenum-iron cluster-binding protein — MKIAVACDGLDIAVTAATCSSFACYTAQSGVVTGCSNVPNMGITPRERASILQQMGVDALIARQFSPEGLAALDEAGIEAVLSNAASPREAADLYLYRTLMGEEGLSEKSIKEEPLGELDDAFARIELKLVAQSA; from the coding sequence ATGAAGATCGCTGTCGCTTGCGACGGACTTGATATAGCCGTGACTGCTGCAACCTGCTCGAGCTTTGCCTGCTACACCGCGCAAAGCGGCGTCGTCACAGGCTGCAGCAACGTGCCGAACATGGGGATCACCCCACGAGAGAGGGCCTCCATCCTGCAGCAGATGGGCGTCGATGCCCTCATAGCCCGCCAATTCAGCCCCGAAGGCCTCGCGGCTTTGGACGAAGCGGGCATCGAGGCCGTCCTCTCCAACGCCGCCTCCCCGCGCGAGGCGGCGGATCTGTATCTTTACCGCACGCTCATGGGGGAAGAGGGCCTATCGGAAAAGAGCATCAAAGAGGAGCCCTTAGGCGAGCTGGACGACGCCTTCGCCCGCATCGAGCTCAAGCTCGTCGCCCAAAGCGCCTAG